From the genome of Pieris rapae chromosome 5, ilPieRapa1.1, whole genome shotgun sequence, one region includes:
- the LOC111003522 gene encoding uncharacterized protein LOC111003522, giving the protein MESSKKVNWKKPIKVPNKKHITSDLDNTAPISQILDELPYKNKEAFKFFGRNLRQRWSLMKHSLLPNYPLNTFNDDWNGQLLSNYFEPLRYKSIPPQVITCIHNIGKKDPVVEYMQKKLEWNRKLQIHAYTASTFKYEQRLETLNEDVISCPKAIVSLAELLNNDPEPFFDANYNWYYAGFGNLQLIILFDKQYLMYSEFSILYLKDFNKKDVKITSNEPVASFDCGKDCNILEVIHSIESIPIVALRTRNKIFILKMKSGNNLEFEKITVLETEKPFVSISFDTFHKKVLYATLIDSNMYLINVETLLAKKIWLKANTNKHLNNWNIVLSTKKDYYVNVSGNAIHVYDKRTNALEHAYNNIKSIVDETCCNPITVARQFDSNNYLYFGTNHHLFVLDLRFVKQYQLQATQRWTHGMEFPPVYINKCNFERNKDLLCLSSQWCEDMCVISDNKKGEFLSSDNSITIPYRPPSILSVLQEARAQLSCDDIYNPLDSRLSTSIIGTLLIEQANSHDILMLNSLGDITHHTLYPEHMDNVVEDDSVRQLQDWSKSYKTSERIFEVTAMINIADVWKKLIKVPEDAQLVTDVEDEQFNMEEIKETFEKEEIDIELKEVWLEGMETSDK; this is encoded by the exons atggaatCCTCAAAAAAGGTTAACTGGAAAAAACCAATTAAAGTTCCGAACAAAAAGCACATTACAAGCGACTTAGATAATACTGCACCAATTAGCCAGATATTGGACGAActtccatataaaaataaagaagctTTCAAATTTTTTGGAAGAAATTTGCGTCAAAGATGGTCCTTAATGAAACACTCTTTACTTCCTAATTATCCCTTAAATACTTTCAATGACGATTGGAATGGACAACtactatcaaattattttgagCCATTAAGGTACAAAAGTATACCACCACAGGTGATCACttgcatacataatatagGGAAAAAAGATCCTGTTGTTGAATATATGCAGAAAAAATTAGAATGGAATAGAAAACTTCAAATTCATGCATATACAGCAA gCACTTTCAAGTACGAGCAGAGACTTGAAACACTCAATGAAGATGTTATTAGCTGCCCAAAAGCCATAGTTTCTTTGGCCGAACTGTTAAACAACGATCCTGAGCCATTCTTTGATGCTAACTACAACTGGTACTATGCAGGATTTGGAAATTTacaactaattattttatttgataaacaaTACTTGATGTACAGTGAATTTAGCATTTTat atttaaaagattttaacaaAAAGGATGTTAAAATCACATCAAATGAACCAGTAGCAAGTTTTGACTGTGGCAAAGATTGCAATATTCTTGAAGTTATACATTCTATTGAAAGTATACCTATTGTTGCTCTTAGAACtaggaataaaatatttattctcaaAATGAAATCAGGAAATAACcttgaatttgaaaaaattacagtGTTAGAAACAGAAAAACCATTTGTCAGTATATCATTTGACACTTttcataaaaaagttttatatgcTACACTTATAGATtccaatatgtatttaattaatgtagaaACATTGCTTGCAAAGAAAATATGGCTTAAggcaaatacaaataaacactTAAATAATTGGAATATAGTTCTTTCTActaaaaaagattattatgtaaatgtatcgGGAAATGCGATTCATGTGTATGATAAAAGAACAAATGCCTTAGAACATGCTTACAACAACATTAAGTCTATTGTTGATGAAACTTGCTGCAATCCAATAACAGTTGCTAGACAATTTGATAGTAacaactatttatattttggtaCAAATCACCATTTATTTGTGCTAGATCTAAGATTCGTTAAACAATATCAACTACAAGCTACTCAACGTTGGACACATGGCATGGAATTTCCTCCAGTTTACATAAATAAGTGTAACTTTGAAAGAAATAAGGATTTACTGTGTTTGAGTAGTCAATGGTGTGAAGATATGTGTGTTATAtctgataataaaaaaggtgaGTTCCTTTCATCTGACAATAGTATTACAATACCATATCGTCCACCCAGTATTCTTTCTGTTCTTCAAGAAGCTAGAGCCCAATTATCATGTGATGATATTTATAATCCATTGGATAGTCGTCTCAGTACTTCAATAATTGGAACATTGCTTATTGAACAAGCCAATAGTCATGACATCCTAATGCTAAATTCTTTGGGTGATATTACCCATCATACTTTATATCCAGAGCATATGGATAATGTAGTGGAAGATGACAGTGTGAGACAATTACAGGACTGGTCAAAGTCATATAAAAcaagtgaaagaatttttgaagtcACAGCAATGATTAATATTGCCGATGTTTGGAAAAAACTGATAAAGGTCCCAGAAGATGCACAATTGGTAACTGATGTTGAAGATGAGCAATTTAATATGGAAGAAATAAAGGAAACATTTGAAAAAGAGGAAATAGATATTGAACTTAAAGAAGTGTGGCTAGAAGGGATGGAGACATCAGACAAGTAA